catgcccttaatccactgcgctactgcccgactccctagagttcTCTTTTTAAACCACAGTTCTTTTCTTTAAAGACAAGTGTTTGAATGGTTACTTTCTTCCAGATACAATAGCTATTTGAGTCTACCATCCCTTTCTCTACAGTAAGCAAGAATTCCAGTCCTAATAAAACACTtaaattacagttctttttcaacAATGTTAATTAGACTAGAGTTCTGTCCCTCCCTCATTTGGCAAACCAAATACCTGTCTTAGCCCTAATAAACAATAAGAGATGTAACAATAGTAAATACTAATgagaatatcttttttaaatagacaATTCAATAGTATTTATTCAATAGTATTTGAATACAAAATTGGTGATTATGAGATGTATGTCCAAGTACTCAACAGTGTTTCCACAGTGTATAGTATATGTCTGTCAGAAAAATCTCCTCGTGCTTCCCGGGGTAAGACGGGGAGCGGCAGGGTGGGGAACCACCATGAGATATGACAGAGCACTATGTTCTGAGCAAGCCTTGTGAGACAGGTGTCTAGCCTGCTGGGTATTTTAACAAGAATTTCATAATAACTTTTTGTCTTACATGTTTGGTTACACACTCTCATATAGTACAGCACTGTTTACATAGTAAATGTCTCACTGGTTACTATGAATCATAGGCCAACTCAGGTTCCTAAACAAAAACCACTTTAGTAACTTTAGGAGTTCAGTACTTATATGCAAGGAGAAACAGTGTAGTGTTTTATAGAAGCAATGACCATTCTTCCCATAGAAGAATGGCTACACATCTCCATTATGAGCCATTTTGATGTGCACCCCCCATCTTTCTTAAAGAGATTATTTATGTTAATCAAAAAACAGGCCATAACTTCATGAGCATGATAGTCACATACTTAGTCATAGATGGTGAAGAAGAAAGTGTAATTTGGCATCTCTTGATTATTTAAACTTTCAGATTATCACATGGTGTACTCTTTAAGGATGGACTACTTGATGAGTAATTTTACTAATGACATAAATAATTTCCTGGTGATTCAGAGGAGATGGGGTGAAATGAAAGGAACCTCCCATGATGTGGGAATTGTTGCTTCAGcaatttaatatattatttagagTTTTTATCTCAATAGGCTGCCACAACTCCAGGAAATAACCATGTTTGGGAATGATCACCATCTGGGCAGGGTATATAAAGGGCCCCCAAAGGAGAAGAGCCATTCACTCCTGAAAACACCCAAACTCCTCTGAACAACACAACCCAGTCCAGCCCCAGACACAACCATGACCGGCTCCTCCTGTGGCTCCTCCTGCTGCCAGCCCTGCTGCCAGCCCTGCTGCTGCCGAGACCCCTGCTGCTGCCGCCCAGTGTCCTGCCAGACCACAGTGTGCAGGCCAGTGACCTGCGTGCCCCACTGCACGCGCCCCATCTGTGAGCCCTGCCGCCGCCCCATCTGCTGTGACCCCTGCTGCCTGCAGCAGGGCTGCTGTCGCCCCATCAGCTGCTGCcccacctcctgcactgctgtggtCTGCAGGCCCTGCTGCTGGGCCTCCACCTGCTGCCAGCCCATCTCTGTGCAGGCCCCCTGCTGCCGCCCCCCCTGCTGCCAGCCTGCCCCTTGCAGGACCACCTGCAGGACCACCCCCTGCTGCAGCTGCTGAGAGCCCCCAGACCCACAGGGCAACTTCCTGGAGCTCCAGTACCTAGTCTGCATGTCAGTCAGGATCAAAGAAAAGTAGATTGTTTGCAAAAGGTGACTCCCTGCAGGACTCTGCAGTCAGACAGGAGACAGCATCTGGTGTTCTGAGGAATGCACAAATTCTTTCCACCTTTGCCCCATTAAAAGAGACACATCACCTTTGCAACTTACATGCTCTTCTATAACTATGTTAGGTAGTAGCTGACTATTTTCTCACGTAACGTTTCTAGTTCTAATCTTCTTTGATAATCTTAGGCAAAATTTAAGCTTTTGTCATTGGAATtcctttctagaaaaaaaaaaaatcttgaactaAGCTTTATCCCATGGACTCCTCATTTCTCTCAAATCTAGTTTTGTCAAGTGAGATATTCTCCCACAATAATAATATATTTGTGCTTGTTTTGTGTGGTaaacacaattaaaaaatttctgaGAAGCAAATGTATTGTTCTTTCATCTTTGCTAATCTTCAAAAGTTTGTTTAAatttatgtaaagaaaaaaagattgttctgcattcttctttttttcttttttagttttgaaAACAGATTAGGGTTAAGAAGAGTAATTTTAATAGCAATTCAAATAGTCAGAAGGTCAGAAGGTCTCATGTGAAGCATCTTCATATTTCAAGCTACATGTTTTGTGGTGAAGCTGAGGAAACAGAGTTCTCTCTGATCTTCTACTTGACTCACAGTCCATCCTGCAATTGTCAAAGGGGAAGATCCCTGAGTCAGGACcaaaattgttaactaatttaaCAGCCTATGTAGTGACCACTGTGTATAATGAAGGAACCACTACCATATTTCCCCTCAAATCTCCCTCTAGCATCTCTATTACCAACACTAACTCTGATGAGTACACAGCtgatgagaagggagggagggatatggCTTAGCTAggagcatttttaatttttaccatgAATACAACTATTAGAATAGTTGAGATAGTGATAACACTAGTCTATACTGGACACATTTTTTAATACAATTCCTGGCTGGTCCGAAACTAAACTAAGCGCTACTGTCTTCCTGAGAAATATATGCAGCAGACCTTCAGACAACATAGTTTTACTCATTGCTATTTTCTTCTGCTCAATAAAATCAATTCCCTGAGGAGTCACTGTGCAGATTTTACACTTTTCCCCCATGTCTGTATGTGTTTTAACTGCATATTTGGATTTCCATCTGCATCCCAAAGGTGTGCATGTAAGGATATTGCTCTGTCTCAGTAGTTCCAGTCTGAGTGAGTATGCCCTGAGATTGAAACTTGACTTGAATGGAATTGCTTCCAGTCTTGTGTCCTGATCTGCTTAAATAAACTCTGGTCAATGGAGCCTCTACACTAGAATAAGCAGATAGACCACCAAGTGAATGAGTGAAaattatttcttggtatcagaaaTATCTCAAATCTGTATATGGAAGTTTGGTGATATCATCATGACCATAAATACACTATAGGAATATGACTTCTGTTTATATCAATTTGCTTATGGTGAAATAGGTTTTGTTAAAGTCATTTTGAAATATCACCTGTAAAAATATGTAAATGTTTATAAACATCTTAGTTCGTTCATCCACCATCAATTATAGACTAACATAATATTGGTGCTAAAGAAGAAagatttattggggccaggtagtaacacacctggttgagtgcacgtattacaatgcacaaagacccaggtccaagcccctatcccccacctgcagaaggaaaattttgtgagtgttgccagtgtctctctgtctctcttcctctctatcaccccttgcctctctgtttctggctgtctctatccaataaataaataaataaataaataaataaataaataaaataataaaatgtaaacaagaagtttaaaataaataaggaaagaaagaagaaatgtttaTTAATTAAATCCAAATGAAACCATGCTACAAGGTAGAGGAAGGAGAAACTATGCCCAAATCCAGATCCCCCACATCTGtttccattatattgttccttgGTCCAGCCATGAGGTTAGGTGGGCCAGTAACAGGTCAGATCTTCCTCTATTATTCAGTCAAGATATGGAATTCAGGTCTCTGCTATTCAGGTACAGAGGTTGATTTAGGTTGTTTTTGTAAATGTACAATGCACATTCCTAATTTACTCTAcataactacacacacacacaaaaagaaaatcttttaatcTCTTCAGACAGCATTATTGTCATCCCTTGATAACCTttaaaagaaacactgtatacaattggccaagatatatactggcaaaaactacATATTAAGTAAAGggcccttagtttttttttttataattgagcAATATGACACTTGACAAAGAGAGTTTTTCTTTATTATGAATATTTCTTAACACAAAACCCACTACTTTCAAAACTTCCATATGCACAAAGGAATTTGCTCTTTACCAAGGATTGAGAGTTTACCACAAATCTAACTTCTTCATAATTCATgatcctcatttttaaaaaaattatctcactacctctgcttttctctctcagaaTTTACCTTGTCACCTTCTAGATATTTGTTCTTACGGTATTTTCTTGTATGTAGAGTATGTTGTTTCCATAGTAACTCTTTGCCCTGGGCAGATCTGGTCAGGCCTGGATAAGCTAGCTACATGGGGCTACACAAGCAGAATGATCAAAAAGATAGTTTACAAACTGTGTTGCTGTCTACACAAATAGactaatactcagctattaagaatgatgaattcaccttcttcacctcaacttggatggagtttgaaggaatcatgttaaatgagataagccagaaagagatagATGAATATGAGGTAATCTCATTTATAGacagaagatgagaaaaaaaagaacagaaagggggaacataaagtagaacttggactgggtttggtgtattataccaaagtaaaggtctctggggaggtgggtggttTTCAAGTCCCAGTGCTCGATGGTGGAAGAGAACTTAGGATGGAGGTGATaatgttttacagaaaaaaatgtatcaacaattttatttactgtaaatcattaatatctccagtaaaatatttttaaaaggtaaaaaaaataaaaagagagtgcTAGTACTAAAAAAGGGGGAGATTAGCTGGAATCTTCAGTCACAGATCAAAATATAcctactgtgaaaaaaaaaaaaacagaaaaaagaatatgCAAAATCCAGTAAGTCCAGTGATGCAAGCTATAAAATAGCAGAGTGACACAGTTTTCCTATAGGCCCCACAAACTTGAAACAAAGGAAAATTACAATTGACATTTAGAGTATTAACCCCATTGACCAGGGGAAATAGACAGTAAATAAATGGAACCACATCAAATTTAAAGCTTCTAGACATTAAACAACATTTATACAAGTACAAAAAGACAGACTAATAATTGGGAGAAGATAGGTGCACAGCATACATCTGACAAGGGTTGACTATTTAAAATGTATAGATAAATCATCAGTTAGATTATAGTCCACCCAGTACAGTGgacactttacaatgtgcaaggacctgggttcaagtcccatctACTATATGAGAGCACCTGCAGAAGAGATGGGAAagatttcacaagtgatgaagcggtactgtggtatctctcctctatctttttgTCTTccacccattaaaaaaaaaaaaaagtagagtaggggcccaggcaatggcacacctgataaagcatacatattactatgctcaagaacctgggtttaagctctcacttcccacctgcagggggctcttcAAGAACAGTGagggaggtctgcaagtgtcttatcttctcgccctctctatcccctcttctctcttaatttctctctgtcctatcaagcataatagaaattttaaaaaaggaaaaattgctaccaggagtggtgaatttgtactTCTAGCACCAAGCCTCTCCCTAGGACaaccctggtggtgggggggagtagagttcactgggagcagtggaatcatgcaggtatggaaccacagagataatcctggtagcaaaaaagtgaaagaaagcatcaaacccaacaacaataaatcaaggaatccaataaaaaagtagaCAAAAGATCTGAATAAAGAGTTCTCCAGAGAAGACATACaaatggcacacacacacacacacatatacacacacatatgtgaatatatatatattctatgtcAGTTATCATTAGAAACCTGCAAATTAAAACCTCAATGAGGATACCACCCCACAACAGTGAGAATGGTCTACatcaaccaaacaaaaaatattggCAAAGATGTGGAAGAAAAGGAACTCTTtacactattggtgggaatgcaaacagtATGAAGATTCCTTAAACAAACAACAATGATCCTGAACCTTATGATCCTGAAACTTCACTTATATCCTAAGGGTATGAAAAGTCCTATCTGAAGCAATATAAGCACCccaatgttcatagctgcaccaTCCAGAAGAAACAAAGTATGGAAAAAACCTGAATGTCCAGCAGCAGATGAAGAAGCGATGGGCTACCTATCGAATGAAAATTACTTTGCAGTTTAGAAAATGAGATCCTTTTATTTGTGACCAAAGGGATGATTGTGCTAAGTGaattaagaggtgaaagacaactacagaatagTTTCATTTATTCATGGAACATATATAACTAAAGCAACAGATTTTTTGGGAAAAAAGTAATCAAGATTTCTTGTATACTTCATGAAAACTGTGCTGGTTATTGGGGGGGCATAGAATTTTGATGGTGGTTATGGCAACTTacatttacacatgtacaagTATGAAACTACATCCCTGAAACTCATAATTATATAAACCTCTATCAAGTtagtaataaatattttctaaataaaacttaaaaatcacAATTGACTCCATAAGCAGAGATAAACTCATGCACTGAAACAAGAACTACTGGGGTAGAATGTGGGGTTGGAGAGCAATTTTGCTGGGATCAATCTGGGGATTTTGATATGCCAACAAGCCACAACCTTCATCCATATGGTGGCTTTATTTATAGTGTCCTATGGCTCTTCAATTATGTTCAAGTTTGATATTATCTCCTTAGTGTTTACTTTGAAATTATCTCCCACACAGCTGGAGATATTCCTGAGGACACTGATGAGACAGAGTCCTTTCAGATGACCTTAACCATTAGCTACTTCACAAGAAACAACTACAATTGGCCCTCCAATCAGAAGGACTTTGCACTCCCAGATTCAACCAACAACAAATCCAAAATTGTTTGTTGTTAGACATAAGATGCTGCATCTATATAATATCtgtataggctttttttttttacttttattgtctTCCAAACAAAATGTTCTAACaattacatgtataatatttataTTGTATGAGATACTATAAGTGATCTAGAGATGATTTATAATATAAAGGAAATATATGGTGGCAATTTGCAAATATTACGTCATTCTATATAAGAGACTTGAGCACCCTAGAGTTAATATAGTAAATGTTATGATATACATATTCTATCATAATAAAAACAATGTGACCCaacccagctgtggccatgaattgtgagctcagaccagtaggaactcagaggttacataggctcttgtgttttaaaatataaatacatatataggcCCTGAGTTAGGTGGATGGGATAAatggttaattttatttatagtttttttcAATAAtgtgagctattctctgccccaatccaactttctagcccttttctcaactctgacactatcttctcagacaatatttttatccaactccatgttagctttcAAGTTATTTCCAGCCTAAGATCCTAGTTCTCATTTGCTCTACTCCTTCTTAttgtttcctattcattaatcattttgtcctactttcacctttcaaccaccaagttgcagattttaTCATGATTACATCCTGACTTACCtgagaagacaacctcaccaatgtgtcctggaacctactCTCTCCAGGGCctaacccactaaggaaagatagaaacaggctgggggtatggattgacctgccaacctgtccagcagagaagcaattacagaagccagaactcccaccttctgcactccaataGTAAGTTTGATCCATGCTTCCACTGGGGGAGAAGTGAaggtggaagatgaccagagggctctgaatttaaactccatcagaaaccagagagagaggaggaaaaagggaaggacatttggatgtagcatGAGGTatatgtatgacttggaaaggaagaaaagatgggaccatAAAAAGaaagtgggcaaatatagacaagacagttgtagaaataatagttaacccaatctgcaaccttgggagaactgctgtagcttataatggagagctctggtagtgggaaccatGTGCAGTTGCAGACctgtatcttgtaattttgtaactctatattaaatcactaatgcaatcaagaaggaaagaaagtaaataaaaataatgaggaaAAAATCGGTTGATGATAAAGGACAGCTAGGATGTATTTCTGCAATTCCAAAAGCTGAACTGAAAAATTCTTCTTTTGTTGATAAACTATCACTTTTAAAATTTGTCTGTAATATCTTTCTGAGCCTGTCTTACCCAAGAGAACTAGCAGTAGAAAACAACACTATGACTTGGGCACTTAATTTCCACTATTAGTAACCAGAGTATGACAGCTATCAAAACATCAGTGGGCAAAACTCATCATTGAATTATAGAGATAATTGGAGTCTTTGAAGTTAGGGTTATTATGTTCATATCTGAACCATAAATAGCAAAATGTAATAGCTTTACACTACGTAAGGAAAACATTTTTATGAGAactgaacactttttaaaaaatgtctagaAAACATGTTAAACTGTCAGTGTCATTTCagatagaaaacaagaaaatgacCATATGACCCTGGGGCCATCTGGGCAGGGTATATAAAGGGCCCCCAAAGGAGAAGAGCCATTCACTCCTGAAAACACCCAAACTCCTCTGAACAACACAACCCAGTCCAGCCCCAGACACCACCATGACCGGCTCCTCCTGTGGCTCCTCCTGCTGCCAGCCCTGCTGCTGCCGAGACCCCTGCTGCTGCCGCCCAGTGTCCTGCCAGACCACAGTGTGCAGGCCAGTGACCTGCGTGCCCCACTGCACGCGCCCCATCTGTGAGCCCTGCCACCGCCCCATCTGCTGTGACCCCTGCTGCCTGCAGCAGGGCTGCTGTCGCCCCATCAGCTGCTGCcccacctcctgcactgctgtggtCTGCAGGCCCTGCTGCTGGGCCTCCACCTGCTGCCAGCCCATCTCTGTGCAGGCCCCCTGCTGCCGCCCCCCCTGCTGCCAGCCTGCCCCTTGCAGGACCACTTGCAGGACCACCCCCTGCTGCAGCTGCTGAGAGCCCCCAGACCCACAGGGCAACTTCCTGGAGCTCCAGCAACTAGTCTGCATGTCAGTCAGGATCAAAGAAAAGTAGATTGTTTGCAAAAGGTGACCTCCTGCAGGACTACTTCATTCTGCCAAGCAATGCACCACCACTATGGCCTCCCTAGACCTTGGCACACTCTTATAGGACTTCACTGCAGAATACATCTTCCTAAAATACTCATTACTCATCTTTTCAAATGAACACAAAACAGCTAGTAATGACACCTTTTGATAATAACTATTGATAAAGAGTACATCTTCTCCTCAGGACCCCAATCTAACTCCTATACCATGTTATCTCCTTTCTAATAAACCTAATGCCCCTCTCAATTAAATTATGGTTTTTGTGGTAATTTACTTTTAA
Above is a window of Erinaceus europaeus chromosome 12, mEriEur2.1, whole genome shotgun sequence DNA encoding:
- the LOC132541929 gene encoding keratin-associated protein 2-3-like, with the protein product MTGSSCGSSCCQPCCQPCCCRDPCCCRPVSCQTTVCRPVTCVPHCTRPICEPCRRPICCDPCCLQQGCCRPISCCPTSCTAVVCRPCCWASTCCQPISVQAPCCRPPCCQPAPCRTTCRTTPCCSC